The Kwoniella shandongensis chromosome 11, complete sequence genome has a segment encoding these proteins:
- a CDS encoding DNA replication complex GINS protein PSF3 codes for MDDDYFSLNSILADNHKLSCTFTLDVPGLGYLEGGTENDIHEHAKVELPFWLAQTLSLNEFTTFPLPPPYTNRVKSALNASSQSVKLANLVGGNGWWYRWGRRIADVLDDEPQADLLNVLLKAFVNRLPALQDLSAHHASADHTLPENSGSSGEAFREGMEGDERELFAIGQDSGRLAKGWYDSNSGRKGGR; via the exons ATGGACGACGATTATTTCTCGCTCAACTCTATATTGGCTGACaatcat AAACTATCGTGTACATTCACGCTCGACGTCCCTGGTCTGGGCTACCTCGAAGGAGGAACGGAGAACGAC ATCCACGAGCATGCAAAGGTTGAGCTGCCGTTCTGGTTGGCTCAGACATTGAGCTTGAA CGAATTCACGACATTCCCCCTTCCGCCCCCTTATACCAATCGAGTCAAATCAGCTCTTAATGCGTCTTCCCAGTCTGTCAAGCTTGCGAACCTGGTTGGCGGTAATGGATGGTGGTAtagatggggaaggaggattgcAGATGTGCTGGACGATGAGCCACAGGCGGATCTATTGAATGTGctgttgaag GCCTTTGTCAATCGACTTCCTGCACTACAAGACCTGTCAGCACACCATGCTAGCGCCGATCACACTCTTCCCGAGAATAGTGGTAGTAGTGGAGAAGCATTCCGCGAAGGAATGGAGGGCGACGAGAGGGAAT TATTTGCGATAGGGCAAGATTCAGGCCGATTAGCAAAGGGATGGTACGATTCGAACAGTGGTAGGAAAGGAGGTAGATGA
- a CDS encoding 6-phosphofructokinase: MSPTSNHSDGVDQAHVHTKDLEGVTEDEYLDGGVDSEEPAPAPAGGAEKRQKKIAVLTSGGDSAGMNAAVRAVVRQAIARGCQAYIIREGWEGLVRGNTSEPTPAPTRPSSAVQSPVLGPTSNSKSVSFSSLPPSKQIELDAAAAAAALDADHVDLGNGVEYTSADEVAPLSDAPLSFGFGGLLRDGAGEGDLEEMAAHGMQNVVVADEVDEQGRSLKGRYIVRVGWDDVRGWLGEGGTLIGSSRCPSFRTREGRLQAAHNLIKYGIDCLAVCGGDGSLTGADKLRGEWPSLVEELYNEGKIDDAQKVAFGHLNIVGLVGSIDNDMSMTDLTIGALTALHRICESIDSISSTASSHSRAFVIEVMGRHCGWLALLAGIATGADFIFIPENPPATEDWETEMCDLLKSHRSVGKRKSIVIVAEGALDRNLKAIKPDYVKKILVDRLGLDTRVTTLGHTQRGGVPCAYDRILPTLQGVQAVQALLDATPETPSYMIGTQENKIIKVPLLEAVAQTQAVAAAIEHKDFAKAMSYRDSEFQEMLQAFNISSSLAISQHVPKDKRLRIGLIHVGAPAGGMNAATRQAVRFCHNRGHTPVAIYNGFEGLLDDNVAELSWLRVDTWTTRGGSELGTNRSLPSIDIGNVAAGFQRHGLDALLVVGGFEAFHSVLIMEQNRANYPSFQIPMIHLPATISNNVPLTDFSLGSDTSLNALVDACDAIKQSASASRNRVFVVETQGGMSGYIATMGALATGAVLVYTPEDGISLSVLQEDVEFLRKRYQLDVKGKSEGRLVIKSEKSSHIYTTEVLTKIFKEEGKELFDARSASLGHTLQGGVPSPLDRTRAARLSLRCMQFLEQHGTPNAQAAHKGKTRKYSTETATMIAIRGSKIVYATMDEVLKVTDMKLRRGKMEWWSDIKRLAEVMGGRSGLIASG, encoded by the exons ATGAGCCCGACTAGCAATCACTCTGATGGAGTGGACCAAGCCCACGTTCACACAAAGGATCTCGAAGGTGTGACAGAGGATGAATACCTCGACGGCGGTGTGGACAGCGAGGAgcccgctcctgctcctgcaggTGGCGCGgagaagagacagaagaaaATTGCAGTCTTGACAAGTGGTGGTGATAGTGCTGGTATGAACGCTGCTG TCCGAGCTGTTGTTCGACAAGCTATCGCTCGTGGTTGTCAAGCCTACATCATccgagaaggatgggagggtCTCGTGCGCGGAAACACTTCTGAACCTACCCCTGCGCCTACCCGACCTTCATCCGCGGTCCAATCACCCGTTCTCGGCCCAACATCGAACTCCAAATCcgtttccttctcctccctcccaccaTCCAAGCAAATCGAACTTGACGccgcagcagctgcagctgcccTTGACGCTGATCATGTGGATCTCGGTAATGGTGTCGAATACACCTCCGCGGACGAGGTCGCTCCGCTCTCCGACGCACCTCTGTCATTCGGTTTCGGAGGTCTATTGAGAGATGGTGCAGGAGAAGGCGATCTGGAAGAGATGGCCGCGCATGGGATGCAGAATGTGGTCGTCGCAGATGAGGTTGACGAACAAGGTAGAAGCTTGAAGGGCAGGTACATCGTCAGAGTCGGTTGGGATGATGTTAGAGGTTggttgggagaaggtggaacTTTGATTGGAAGTTCAAGATGTCCTTCTT TCCGAACAAGAGAAGGTCGACTCCAAGCTGCCCACAACCTCATCAAATACGGTATCGACTGTCTCGCAGTctgtggtggtgatggaagtTTGACCGGTGCGGACAAGTTGAGAGGAGAATGGCCCAGCTTGGTCGAAGAGCTTTACAACGAGG GCAAGATTGACGACGCGCAGAAAGTCGCTTTCGGTCATCTCAACATTGTCGGTCTTGTCGGTTCCATCGA CAACGACATGTCCATGACCGATTTGACCATCGGAGCGCTTACTGCCCTTCATCGAATTTGCGAATCCATCGACTCCATCTCGTCTACCGCCTCATCCCACTCTCGAGCGTTCGTCATTGAGGTCATGGGCCGACACTGTGGATGGCTCGCCCTTCTTGCCGGTATTGCCACGGGTGCGGACTTCATCTTTATTCCGGAGAACCCGCCAGCAACTGAAGATTGGGAGACTGAGATGTGTGATCTGCTCAAGTCG CACCGATCTGTCGGAAAGAGAAAGtctatcgtcatcgtcgccgaAGGAGCTCTCGACAGGAACCTCAAGGCTATCAAACCCGACTACGTCAAGAAGATCCTTGTCGACCGTCTTGGTCTTGACACGAGAGTTACCACCCTTGGTCACACCCAGCGAGGAGGTGTTCCTTGCGCCTATGACCGAATCTTGCCCACTCTTCAAGGTGTGCAAGCTGTTCAGGCCTTGCTCGACGCCACTCCCGAGACCCCTTCGTATATGATTGGTACTCAGGAAAACAAAATCATCAAAGTTCCTCTCCTCGAAGCTGTCGCCCAAACACAAGCGGTAGCTGCTGCTATCGAACACAAGGATTTCGCGAAAGCCATGTCTTACCGAGATTCAGAGTTCCAGGAGATGTTGCAGGCGTTCAACATTAGCTCATCTCTTGCTATCAGTCAACATGTGCCCAAAGACAAGCGTCTCAGGATCGGTCTCATCCACGTTGGTGCTCCTGCCGGTGGTATGAATGCCGCGACTCGACAAGCCGTTCGATTCTGTCACAACCGTGGTCACACTCCCGTTGCTATCTACAACGGTTTCGAAGGTCTTCTCGACGACAACGTGGCCGAGCTCTCGTGGCTCCGTGTTGACACCTGGACGACTCGAGGTGGTTCAGAACTCGGTACCAATCGATCTCTCCCCAGCATTGACATCGGCAACGTCGCCGCCGGTTTCCAACGACATGGATTGGACGCCCTCCTTGTTGTCGGTGGATTCGAAGCTTTCCACTCTGTCCTCATCATGGAGCAAAACAGAGCAAACTACCCAAGCTTCCAGATCCCCATGATCCACTTGCCAGCAACCATTTCCAACAACGTTCCCCTCACGGACTTCTCATTGGGAAGCGACACCAGTTTGAATGCGCTTGTTGATGCGTGCGATGCTATCAAACAAAGTGCTTCCGCCAGCAGAAACAGAGTGTTTGTCGTTGAGACTCAGGGTGGTATGAGTGGATATATTGCTACAATGGGAGCTTTGGCc ACCGGAGCGGTGTTGGTGTACACACCGGAAGATGGTATCTCTCTCAGCGTGCTTCAAGAGGACGTCGAGTTCTTGCGAAAGCGATACCAGCTTGAcgtcaaggggaagagtgaAGGTCGATTGGTGATCAA GTCCGAGAAATCATCTCACATCTACACCACCGAGGTCCTGACAAAGATCTTCAAGGAGGAAGGTAAAGAGCTCTTTGACGCTCGATCCGCTTCCCTCGGTCACACGTTGCAAGGTGGtgttccctctcctctggACCGAACTCGAGCCGCACGACTGTCGCTGCGATGCATGCAATTCCTCGAACAACACGGTACCCCCAACGCCCAAGCTGCTCACAAGGGCAAGACGAGGAAATACTCCACCGAAACAGCTACCATGATCGCTATTCGAGGAAGTAAGATTGTCTACGCGACaatggacgaggtgttgAAGGTGACGGATAtgaagttgagaagaggaaagatggaaTGGTGGTCCGATATCAAGAGACTGGCAGAGGTCATGGGTGGTCGATCAGGTTTGATTGCAAGTGGATAG